One stretch of Ananas comosus cultivar F153 linkage group 6, ASM154086v1, whole genome shotgun sequence DNA includes these proteins:
- the LOC109711622 gene encoding vegetative cell wall protein gp1-like, which yields MLRPSWVTLAARAAPPPGNPPADVPVPRAPSRSPPSPLGQPWPPRPLGPSKPPLLPAPPPLGPLLAPLRPPATFLRRPGAPRPPPWPPLPVEPEPELVRAELAFPTPPSHPAVNRDEHVHVSVFDLWTSCP from the exons ATGCTCAGGCCGAGCTGGGTTACATTAGCTGCCCGCGCCGCGCCACCGCCTGGAAACCCTCCCGCCGACGTCCCCGTGCCGCGCGCCCCTTCGcggtcgccgccgtcgccgctcgGCCAGCCGTGGCCGCCCAGACCGCTCGGTCCGAGCAAGCCGCCGCTTcttcccgcgccgccgccgctcgggcCACTCCTGGCACCCCTCCGGCCTCCTGCAACCTtcctccgccgtcccggagctcctcggccgccgccgtggccgccattgcccGTGGAACCCGAGCCGGAGCTCGTGCGGGCTGAGCTTGCTTTCCCGACGCCGCCGTCGCACCCCGCCGTCAATCGAGATGAGCAcg TGCAcgtgagtgtgtttgacctctggactagttgtccaTGA